The Kineococcus radiotolerans SRS30216 = ATCC BAA-149 genomic interval GGGACCGACGGCATGGAGGTGTGCCGTCAGATCCGCGCCGAGTCCGGCGTGCCCATCGTCATGCTCACGGCCAAGAGCGACACCGTCGACGTCGTCCTCGGCCTGGAGGCCGGCGCCGACGACTACGTCGTCAAGCCCTTCAAGCCCAAGGAGCTCGTCGCCCGGGTCCGGGCCCGGTTGCGCTCGGCGGGGGAGCGGCCCCCGGAGACGCTGCGCATCGGCGACCTCACCATCGACGTCGCCGGGCACTCGGTGCGCCGCGACGGCCGCTCGCTGCCGCTGACGCCGCTGGAGTTCGAGCTGCTGGTGACCCTCGCCCGCAAGCCCTGGCAGGCGTTCACCCGCGAGCTGCTGCTGGAGCAGGTGTGGGGCTACCGCCACGCCGCCGACACCCGCCTCGTCAACGTCCACGTCCAGCGGCTGCGCTCGAAGATCGAGCGCGACCCCGAGCACCCCGAGATCGTCGTGACCGTCCGCGGGGTGGGGTACCGCGCCGGGCCGCTGTGAGCGGGCACCCGTGAGGTGGGTCCTGCGGGCGCTGGCCCGCTGGCGGGCCTCGCTGCAGCTGCGCGTGGTCGTGCTGACGACCCTGCTGGGTCTCGCCGTCGTCGTCGGGGTCGGCTCGTTCCTCCTCGACGGCATCGCCGACGGCCTCGTCACCGAGCGGCAGGAGGTCGCCCTGGCCGACGCCGCGCGCGGCGCGCAGACCGCCCAGCGGCAGTTCGACGCGGCCACCACGACGGACTCCGCCGAGGTCGAGCAGCTCGCCGGCGACGTCGTCTCCTCCCTGGAGGGGGCCGGTCCCGACCGCGTGCGCGGGGTGGTCCTGCTGCGCGCCAGCGACTCCTCCGACACCAGCGGCAACGGGCAGGTCGTCGTGCGCGACATCGCCTCGGAGGGGCTGGAGGCCGACGACGTCCCGCCGGCGCTGCGGGAGGCCGTGGTCTCCTCCGACGTCCAGCAGCTGCAGATCGTGGACCTCTCCGAAGGCCGGGGCGCGCCCTCGCTGGTGGTCGGCTCCACCGTGACCCTGCCCCGGGCGGGGCGCTGCGAGCTGTACTTCGTCTACTCCCTGGCCAGCGAGGAGGCCACGGTCTCGCTGGTGCGCACGACGTTCGTGGGCGGCGGGATCGCCCTGGTGCTCCTCGTGGGGGCCGTGGCCTGGGTCGTGGCCCGGATGGTCGTCGAACCGGTCCGCGAGGCCGCCGGCACCGCCGAGCGCCTCACCGGCGGCCACCTCGACGAGCGCATGCGGGTGCGCGGCAGCGACGACCTGGCCCGGCTCGCGCGCGCCTTCAACGAGATGGCCGCGGGCATGCAGCAGCACATCGAGCAGCTGGAGGAGCTCTCCCGGGTGCAGCGCCGCTTCGTCTCCGACGTCAGCCACGAGCTGCGCACCCCGCTGACGACGATCCGGATGGCCGGTGAGGTCCTGCACGACGCGCGCGGCGGGTTCGACCCCGCGGTGGCGCGCTCGGCGGAGCTCATGCTGACCCAGCTGGAGCGGTTCGACTCGCTGCTGTCGGACCTGCTGGAGATCAGCCGCTTCGACGCCGGTGCGGCGGCCCTGGAACCGGACCCGCAGGACGTGCGCGTCCTGGTGCACCGGGTCGTGGAGTTCACCTCGACCCTCGCCGAGCGCCGCGGCAGCCGGGTCCTGCTGTCCGAGCCGGCCTCGCCGTGCACCGCGGAGGTCGACTCCCGGCGCATCGAGCGGGTCCTGCGCAACCTCGTCGGCAACGCCATCGAGCACGGGGAGGCCCGGCCCATCGAGATCACCGTCGTCTGCGACGAGCACGCCGTGGCCGTGGGGGTGCGCGACCACGGCGTCGGGCTGGAGCCGGCGCAGCTGCCGCGGGTCTTCGACCGGTTCTGGCGCGCCGACCCGGCCCGGGCGCGCACCACGGGGGGCAGCGGGCTCGGGCTCGCGATCGCCCTGGAGGACACCCGGCTGCACGGGGGCTGGCTGGAGGCGTGGGGGCGGCCCGGGCAGGGCTGCCACTTCGTCCTGACCGTGCCGCGCACGGCGGGGCGGGCCCTGCGGTCCTCGCCGCTGCCGGTGGTCCCGCTGGGCTGGCGCGAACCGGTCGCGGCGCTGCCGGCCGGGCGCGGCGCCCCCGCCCCGGGGTCCCCGTGAGCGCGCGCCGGGCGAGCGGGCGCCGGGGGCGGGCGTGGCCCGCGCTGGCCCGGGTGCTGGCGCCCGCGCTGGTCCCGGTCGCGCTGCTGGCCGGCTGCGGCGGCGTCCCGCGCTCCAGCGACGTCGTCAGCGGCTCCCCCGTCGAGGAGGACCCCCGGGCCGGTCTGCTGCAGGTCCTCCCCGACGGCCCGGAGGACGACGCGGGCGCGGTCGACGTCGTGCGCGGCTTCCTGCTGGCGGCGGCCTCGGCCGAGGACGACCACGCGGTGGCCCGGGAGTTCCTGGGGCCCGCGGCGGCGCAGTCCTGGCGCCCGGACGCGGGCACGACCATCGTCGCGGCCGACCCCGGCCTGGCCCTGCTCCAGCAGGACGGGGACTCCGCCGTGGTGGCGGTCACCGCGGCCGTGCAGGCGCGGGTGGACGCCGCGGGCCGCTACGCCGAGGAGCCCCCCGGCACGACGCTCACCTCCTCGCTGCACCTGTCCCGCGTCGGAGGCCGGTGGCGGGTGACCGACCCCGCCGACGGGGTCGTGCTCACCGCGCTCGACGCCTCGCGCACGCTGCGCCCCTTCCCCGTCTACTTCGCCACCGCCGGACCCTCGCCGCGCCTGGTCGGCGACGTGCGCTGGTTCGGCTACGACTCCTCCACCGCCACCCGCGTCGTGGCCGCGCTGCTGCAGGGGCCCTCGCCGTGGCTGGCGCCGGGGGTGTCCACGGGGGCGCCGGCGGGCACCGGGCTGCGCGTCGGCACCGTCCCCGTGGAGGCGGGGACGGGCACGGCGACGGTCGACCTCTCCGACGCCGTCCTGGGCGCCGACCCCGCCGAGCGGGGCCTGCTGCTCTCCCAGCTGCGCGCCAGCCTCTCGGGCCTGCCCGGCGTCGACGACGTGCAGGTCACCGTGGACGGGGCCGAGCTGACCCGCGCCCCGGGCGCGGCGGGGGCGGACGTGCCCCGCTCCGCGGTCGTGGCCGACCCGCGCCTGGTCGCCCTGGGCCCCGAGGGGCTCTCGCGCCACGACGGGGACCGGTTGCGGCCGGTGGCGGGCACCGGGCCGGGTCTCGACCTCGCCGGGGCGGCCGCGCACCCCGCGGCCGCGGCGGACGCGAGCGCGTTCGCGGTCCTCACCGACGGGGGCCGCACGCTGCGGGTGCAGCGCCCCGGCGGGGAGCTGGAGGTCGCCGTGGGCGGGCAGGGCGTCCTGGCGCCGCCCTCGATCGACCGCTTCGGGTGGCTGTGGACGGCCCCCGCCACCGCGGGCGCCGCACCCCTGGTGGTGCCCACCGCGGCCCCGGAGACACCGGCCGCGCAGGTGGTCCCGCCGGCGGAGGGGCTGGGCTCGGTCCAGCGCGTGCGGGTCTCGCGCGACGGCGCGCGCCTGCTCGTGGTGGGCCGCGACGCCGCCGGGGTCGCCCACGTGCGGGTCCACGGCATCGTCCGCGACGCCGGCGGCAAGCCGCTGCGCCTGGGGGTGGGGACCGCCGACCTGGTGCCGGGGGCCGGTGAGGTCCTCGACGCGGCGTGGCTGGTCGAGGACGAGCTGGTCGTCCTCGTCCGCCCCCCCGGGGCGGACCCGGTGCCGGTGCTGGCCGAGGTGTCGGGGCCGAGCACCCCGCTGCCTGCGGTCCCCGGCGCGGTGGCGGTCGCGGGCGGCTGGACCGACCGCGACGTGGTCGTCGGCACCGCCGACGGGCGCCTGCTCAGCCGCAGCGGCGCGGACTGGATCGCCGTCGCCACCGGCCGCGACCCCGCCTACCCCGGCTGAGGCGCCCCGGGCCCCCGGGACCAGCGGGGACCGCCGGGGTGACGTCCGCGCGTGCACGGGACGCCGCGCGGGGCAGGCCGGTGGACGGCGGGGGGACGGCGGGGGACGGCGCCGGGCGGGACCGGCAGGCTGCCCCGGTGACCCCCGGACCCCTGCTCGCCGCCGCCGACCTCGTCTGGCCGGCCGACTGCGCCGGCTGCGCCCGCCCCGGCACCGCCTGCTGCGTCCCGTGCGGGCGGGCCCTGCGCGCCGGCGCCCGCTCGGCCCTGCCCGACGGCACCCCGGTGCGGGCCTGCGCCGCGCACGACGGGCCCGCCCGGCAGCTGCTGCTGGCGGTCAAGGAGCGCGGCCGGGCCGAGCTGCGCGGGCGGCTGGCCGGGGCGCTGGTCCCGGCGCTGCACGACCTCCTCCCGCACGGGCCCGTGGACCTCGTCCCCGTCCCGGCCCGCCGGGCCAGCCGCCGCGCCCGCGGCGGGGACCTGGTGGCCGACCTCGCCGCCCGCACCGCCGCCCTCGCCCGCCGCCGGGGGCGCGACGTGGCGGTGGTCCGGTCGCTGCGGGTGGTGCGCCGGGTCGTGGACCAGACCGACCTGGACGCCGCGGGCCGGCAGGCCAACCTCGCCGGGGCCTTCGCGGTGCGCGGGCCCGCCCCGGGGCGGCCGGTCGTCGTCCTCGACGACGTCGTGACGACGACCGCCACGGCCGCGGAGGCCGTGCGGGCCCTGCGCGCGGGCGGGGCCCCGGTGCTGGGGGTGCTCGCGGTGACGCTCGCGTGAGCACGCCCGGGGCGCAGCGGTCCGCCGGGTCCACCGCTCCGCCGCGCCCGGACGCCGTGCACCTGGGCACCGGGGCGGAACGGGGTCTAGCGTGTGTGCATGGCAGCCCTCACCGGCGTCAGGTCGGGTGGATCCCCGGCGGTGCCCGAGGTCGGGCCCGCTCCCCGGGGTGCTCGAACCTGCCGGTGCCTGCCTGCTCACCGCGCGCTCCCCGCGGGGGTGGTGCGCGGCACGAGGTGACGGTCCGAGGCGGGCCGGCCCCACGTGCCGGTGCCGCCAGTTCGAACGAGGGAGGCATCCCGTGGAAGTTGTGGTCACCGGACGGCACACCGACGTCAAGGAGAGGTTCCGGCGCCACGTCGAGGACAAGCTGGAGAAGGTCGTCCAGTTCGCCCCGCGCGCCCAGCGCATCGACGTCGAACTGTCCCACGAGAACAACCGCCGCCAGGCGAGCAGTTCCGAACGCGTCGAGATCACGGTGCGGGACAAGGGACCGGTGGTGCGGGCCGAGGCCTGCGCCGACGACCCCTACGCCGCCCTGGACCTCGCGACCACGAAGCTCTACGAGCGGTTGCGCCGTTCCCGCGACCGGCGCAAGGTCCACCACGGCCGGCACCGGCCCACCTCGGTCCACCAGGCCACCGCCGGGTTGTCCGACGAGGCGCTGAGCGGGTACTTCGACCCCGACCGCCCCCTCGCCGAGCAGGTCGAGCACGCCGACCACGACGCGAGCGGGGTGCCGACCCCGGCGGTGATGGCCGGCTCGAAGCCGCCGACGGCGGCACCCGCCGACGCCGAGGCCGCCGACGCCTCCCCGGTGGTCATCCGGGAGAAGACCCACGACGCCGTCCCGATGACCCTGGACCAGGCCCTCTACGAGATGGAGCTCGTCGGCCACGACTTCTACCTCTTCGTGGACGCCGCGACCGGCGCCCCGAGCGTGGTCTACCGCCGTCGCGGGTGGGACTACGGGGTGATCCACCTCGACGTCCGCACCGACGAGGCGGGAGCGGAGGACCACCGCTCCGCCGGGGACGCGCTCGGCGCCGCCGTCGCGGCCGCCGTCCGCTGACCGCCGTCCGCTGAGCGCCGGGCCCGGGCGCCGCTCCCGCGAGGGGGTGGCGCCCGGTGCCGTCCGTGCCAAGATCGGGGACGCCGCGGCGTCGAGGGCGCAGCGGTCGCCACGACGAGGGGACGACCACGCGATGACGGATGCGACGACCGGCGCGAGCACCGGGGGCCGGGCGGGCGAGGCGATCCGGGTGATCGTCGTGGACGACCACTCGCTGTTCCGCCGCGGGCTGCAGATGGTGCTCTCCACCGAGGACGACATCGACGTCGTCGGCGAGGCCTCCGACGGCGCCGAGGCTCTGCGCCGCGTGGAGGAGCTCCTGCCCGACGTGGTGCTCATGGACGTGTGGATGCCGCGGCGCTCCGGCATCGACGCCTGCGCCGAGATCAAGGCGGCCGCCCCCTCCACGCGCATCATCATGCTGACCTCCTCCGAGGAGGAGGAGGACCTCTTCGGCGCCGTCCGCGCCGGCGCCAACGGCTACCTGCTCAAGGACGTCCCCGCCGAGGAGGTCGCCGACGCCATCCGCGCCGTGGTGACCGGGCAGTCGCTCATCACCCCCAAGATGGCCGGGCTGCTGCTGGGCGAGTTCAACGCGATGCGCCGCCGCGACGAGGAGCGCAACCTCGGGCTGCCCGGCGCCCCGCGGCTGTCCCCGCGCGAGCTGGACGTGCTGCGCCTGCTGGCCCGCGGCATGGCCAACCGGGAGATCGCCGGGTCGCTGGGGATCAGCGAGAACACCGTCAAGAACCACGTCCGCAACATCCTGGAGAAGCTCCAGCTGCACTCGCGCATGGAGGCCGTCGTCTACGCCGTGCGGGAGAAGATCGTGGAGCTGTCGTGACGGCGGGCCGCCCGGCCGTCCCGCCCGCGGTGGAGGAGATCACCGCCCGCCAGGCCCGGCGCGCCGCCCTCGCCGCGCAGGGCTTCAGCCGGCGGCGCCCCGCCACCGTCACCGCGGCCGGGGTCTCGCGGGTGCTCGACCGCCTGGGCGTCGTCCAGATCGACAGCGTCAACGTCCTCTGCCGCAGCCACTACCTGCCCTTCTTCTCCCGCCTGGGTCCCTACTCCACCGACCTCGTGGACCGGGCCGCGAACCGCGGCCCGCGGCGGCTGGTCGAGTACTGGGCCCACGAGGCCAGCTACGTCGCCCCCGCCACCCACCGGCTGCTGCGCTGGCGGATGGACC includes:
- the mtrA gene encoding MtrAB system response regulator MtrA; translated protein: MRGRVLVVDDDTALAEMLGIVLQGEGLETRFCADGDQAVGAFRATRPDLVLLDLMLPGTDGMEVCRQIRAESGVPIVMLTAKSDTVDVVLGLEAGADDYVVKPFKPKELVARVRARLRSAGERPPETLRIGDLTIDVAGHSVRRDGRSLPLTPLEFELLVTLARKPWQAFTRELLLEQVWGYRHAADTRLVNVHVQRLRSKIERDPEHPEIVVTVRGVGYRAGPL
- the mtrB gene encoding MtrAB system histidine kinase MtrB — protein: MRWVLRALARWRASLQLRVVVLTTLLGLAVVVGVGSFLLDGIADGLVTERQEVALADAARGAQTAQRQFDAATTTDSAEVEQLAGDVVSSLEGAGPDRVRGVVLLRASDSSDTSGNGQVVVRDIASEGLEADDVPPALREAVVSSDVQQLQIVDLSEGRGAPSLVVGSTVTLPRAGRCELYFVYSLASEEATVSLVRTTFVGGGIALVLLVGAVAWVVARMVVEPVREAAGTAERLTGGHLDERMRVRGSDDLARLARAFNEMAAGMQQHIEQLEELSRVQRRFVSDVSHELRTPLTTIRMAGEVLHDARGGFDPAVARSAELMLTQLERFDSLLSDLLEISRFDAGAAALEPDPQDVRVLVHRVVEFTSTLAERRGSRVLLSEPASPCTAEVDSRRIERVLRNLVGNAIEHGEARPIEITVVCDEHAVAVGVRDHGVGLEPAQLPRVFDRFWRADPARARTTGGSGLGLAIALEDTRLHGGWLEAWGRPGQGCHFVLTVPRTAGRALRSSPLPVVPLGWREPVAALPAGRGAPAPGSP
- a CDS encoding LpqB family beta-propeller domain-containing protein, encoding MSARRASGRRGRAWPALARVLAPALVPVALLAGCGGVPRSSDVVSGSPVEEDPRAGLLQVLPDGPEDDAGAVDVVRGFLLAAASAEDDHAVAREFLGPAAAQSWRPDAGTTIVAADPGLALLQQDGDSAVVAVTAAVQARVDAAGRYAEEPPGTTLTSSLHLSRVGGRWRVTDPADGVVLTALDASRTLRPFPVYFATAGPSPRLVGDVRWFGYDSSTATRVVAALLQGPSPWLAPGVSTGAPAGTGLRVGTVPVEAGTGTATVDLSDAVLGADPAERGLLLSQLRASLSGLPGVDDVQVTVDGAELTRAPGAAGADVPRSAVVADPRLVALGPEGLSRHDGDRLRPVAGTGPGLDLAGAAAHPAAAADASAFAVLTDGGRTLRVQRPGGELEVAVGGQGVLAPPSIDRFGWLWTAPATAGAAPLVVPTAAPETPAAQVVPPAEGLGSVQRVRVSRDGARLLVVGRDAAGVAHVRVHGIVRDAGGKPLRLGVGTADLVPGAGEVLDAAWLVEDELVVLVRPPGADPVPVLAEVSGPSTPLPAVPGAVAVAGGWTDRDVVVGTADGRLLSRSGADWIAVATGRDPAYPG
- a CDS encoding ComF family protein, which gives rise to MTPGPLLAAADLVWPADCAGCARPGTACCVPCGRALRAGARSALPDGTPVRACAAHDGPARQLLLAVKERGRAELRGRLAGALVPALHDLLPHGPVDLVPVPARRASRRARGGDLVADLAARTAALARRRGRDVAVVRSLRVVRRVVDQTDLDAAGRQANLAGAFAVRGPAPGRPVVVLDDVVTTTATAAEAVRALRAGGAPVLGVLAVTLA
- the hpf gene encoding ribosome hibernation-promoting factor, HPF/YfiA family: MEVVVTGRHTDVKERFRRHVEDKLEKVVQFAPRAQRIDVELSHENNRRQASSSERVEITVRDKGPVVRAEACADDPYAALDLATTKLYERLRRSRDRRKVHHGRHRPTSVHQATAGLSDEALSGYFDPDRPLAEQVEHADHDASGVPTPAVMAGSKPPTAAPADAEAADASPVVIREKTHDAVPMTLDQALYEMELVGHDFYLFVDAATGAPSVVYRRRGWDYGVIHLDVRTDEAGAEDHRSAGDALGAAVAAAVR
- a CDS encoding response regulator — translated: MTDATTGASTGGRAGEAIRVIVVDDHSLFRRGLQMVLSTEDDIDVVGEASDGAEALRRVEELLPDVVLMDVWMPRRSGIDACAEIKAAAPSTRIIMLTSSEEEEDLFGAVRAGANGYLLKDVPAEEVADAIRAVVTGQSLITPKMAGLLLGEFNAMRRRDEERNLGLPGAPRLSPRELDVLRLLARGMANREIAGSLGISENTVKNHVRNILEKLQLHSRMEAVVYAVREKIVELS